The Polycladomyces subterraneus genome includes a window with the following:
- a CDS encoding TolB family protein, whose protein sequence is MKKLFHLSLSVAFVMFMIPHSVFAAPEDELDGKILYTHTVFGPYNPEVDDTPPSGTFLNRMKPDGSQDEELEKLSFRITDVSPDGTKVLATQYNSTTGKPEIVVSKLDGSNRVVLTEGDGAKWSGDGKKIAFVRDSMTGGYHDIFVMDADGSNITQVTETPADESAVDINYDGSQLVFQSDETGRYHLYLMNADGTNKRQVTGDASNETAEYDPTYSPDGKMIAYGRYIYDEADVYTMDADGNNQINRTGNITDHVQHPVWSPDGKKLVLQQLPNTQDPNKMYTMNVDGTNLHVIENGKILNTPVGWIE, encoded by the coding sequence ATGAAAAAGCTATTTCACTTGTCCCTATCTGTCGCTTTCGTAATGTTTATGATTCCACATTCGGTCTTTGCTGCACCAGAAGATGAATTAGATGGGAAAATCCTTTATACCCATACGGTTTTCGGCCCTTATAATCCAGAGGTAGACGACACACCGCCATCCGGAACCTTCTTGAATCGTATGAAACCGGATGGGAGTCAGGATGAGGAATTAGAAAAGCTCTCTTTCAGAATCACCGATGTATCTCCAGATGGAACAAAAGTATTGGCTACTCAATATAACTCAACTACAGGGAAACCGGAGATCGTAGTCTCTAAGCTAGACGGAAGCAATAGAGTTGTACTTACTGAAGGAGACGGGGCGAAATGGTCCGGAGATGGAAAAAAGATCGCTTTCGTACGAGATTCAATGACGGGTGGTTATCATGATATTTTTGTGATGGATGCTGATGGAAGTAACATCACTCAAGTTACCGAAACACCAGCAGATGAGTCGGCTGTAGACATTAACTATGATGGAAGCCAGTTGGTGTTTCAATCCGATGAGACCGGACGTTACCACTTGTACTTGATGAACGCAGACGGAACCAACAAGAGACAAGTAACGGGAGATGCAAGCAACGAGACCGCTGAGTATGACCCTACGTATTCTCCAGATGGAAAAATGATTGCATATGGTCGCTATATCTATGATGAAGCCGATGTTTATACCATGGATGCAGATGGAAACAACCAAATAAACCGTACGGGTAACATTACTGATCATGTCCAACATCCAGTTTGGTCTCCAGATGGCAAAAAACTGGTCCTACAACAGTTGCCAAATACCCAGGATCCGAACAAAATGTACACCATGAACGTAGATGGAACGAATCTACATGTGATTGAAAACGGAAAGATTTTAAATACCCCAGTGGGTTGGATTGAATAA
- the tpx gene encoding thiol peroxidase — protein MSQERTGVVTFKGNPVTLIGPEIKVGDVAPNFKVLANDLSEVTLDDTKGSVRIISVVPSLDTGVCDAQTRRFNEEAAKLEGVHILTISVDLPFAQKRWCGAAGIDKVQTLSDHRDLSFGTAYGVVIKELRLLARAVFVIDQNDKVVYAEYVPEIAQHPNYEAAIGAAKKALQ, from the coding sequence GTGTCTCAAGAACGTACAGGTGTGGTCACCTTCAAAGGCAATCCGGTGACCTTGATCGGACCGGAAATCAAAGTCGGTGATGTTGCCCCCAACTTCAAGGTGTTGGCCAATGATCTCTCCGAAGTGACATTGGACGATACCAAGGGCAGCGTACGTATCATCAGTGTGGTACCGTCGCTGGATACGGGTGTTTGCGATGCGCAAACCCGTCGGTTCAACGAAGAAGCGGCAAAATTGGAAGGCGTGCACATTTTGACGATCAGCGTGGATCTGCCGTTCGCTCAGAAACGCTGGTGCGGCGCCGCGGGGATCGACAAAGTGCAGACACTGTCGGATCACCGCGATCTCTCCTTCGGCACGGCTTACGGCGTTGTGATCAAAGAACTGCGTTTGTTGGCGCGTGCGGTATTCGTCATCGACCAAAACGACAAGGTGGTCTATGCCGAATACGTACCGGAAATCGCCCAACATCCCAACTACGAAGCGGCAATTGGAGCGGCCAAGAAAGCCCTGCAATAA
- a CDS encoding cyclic nucleotide-binding domain-containing protein, with protein MAPFVSQLKFRTLNKREIVFTEGSPRTYVYFIHSGCVKTYKTDADGNRLPKGGVISSQRLIRTTPLFGHSRSHPTDGAVGSAGSRL; from the coding sequence ATGGCTCCATTTGTTTCCCAGTTGAAATTTCGGACGCTAAACAAACGTGAGATTGTATTTACGGAAGGAAGTCCGCGAACATACGTTTATTTCATTCACAGCGGCTGTGTGAAAACGTACAAAACGGATGCCGACGGAAACAGATTACCCAAAGGGGGAGTGATTTCCTCACAACGGCTTATTCGGACAACGCCCCTATTCGGCCACAGCAGAAGCCATCCAACGGACGGAGCTGTCGGCTCTGCCGGTTCGCGCCTTTGA
- a CDS encoding Crp/Fnr family transcriptional regulator, whose protein sequence is MRTLGDKIQSLTEKMLILSLHETEQRLISVLIQLAQTHGDMRESGWRITLPLTHRELAHSVGTSRETINRLMRKLQKEDIVTMNQKECIILDPARLLKRRNSFDHVKGLG, encoded by the coding sequence TTGCGCACCTTGGGAGACAAGATTCAGTCACTAACAGAAAAGATGTTAATTCTCAGCCTGCATGAAACAGAACAACGCCTAATCTCCGTCCTGATTCAACTAGCCCAAACACACGGCGACATGAGAGAGTCGGGATGGCGCATCACCCTCCCGCTTACCCACCGTGAGTTGGCCCATTCCGTCGGTACCTCCAGAGAGACAATCAACCGTTTGATGCGCAAACTCCAAAAAGAGGATATCGTCACCATGAACCAAAAGGAGTGTATCATTTTGGATCCTGCTCGGCTGTTGAAACGACGAAACAGTTTCGATCATGTCAAAGGTCTCGGTTGA
- a CDS encoding SDR family oxidoreductase has product MGERNQPKKVLQPPQHQSRQPGIEAEMVPMPKAEDPAYRGSGKLQGKAALITGGDSGIGRAVAIAYAKEGADVAIVYLDEHVDAEETKRRVEAHGRRCVLISGDIRYPSFCRSAVEETVRRLGRLDILVNNAAEQHPQLDIAQITPEQLERTFQTNVFSCFYFTQAALPHLREGSAIINTTSITAYRGNAILLDYSSTKGAIVSFTRSLSQALIQKGIRVNAVAPGPIWTPLIPSTFTAEQTATFGSNAPMQRPGQPSEVAPCYVFLASDDASYMSGQVLHPNGGEVVNG; this is encoded by the coding sequence ATGGGTGAACGCAACCAACCCAAAAAAGTGTTACAACCTCCCCAACATCAGTCCCGGCAACCGGGGATCGAGGCGGAGATGGTACCGATGCCGAAAGCGGAGGACCCTGCTTATCGCGGAAGCGGCAAATTGCAGGGTAAAGCGGCCTTGATTACCGGTGGTGACAGCGGTATTGGACGGGCAGTGGCGATCGCGTACGCCAAAGAAGGGGCGGATGTGGCGATTGTTTATCTGGATGAGCATGTCGACGCGGAGGAAACAAAACGACGGGTGGAGGCGCATGGCAGGCGGTGTGTGTTGATCTCAGGGGATATCCGGTATCCGTCGTTTTGCCGATCCGCCGTGGAAGAAACGGTTCGCCGATTGGGGCGGTTGGATATTTTGGTGAACAATGCCGCCGAACAGCATCCTCAGCTTGACATCGCCCAAATCACACCGGAGCAACTGGAGCGGACATTTCAGACCAATGTGTTCTCCTGTTTCTACTTCACCCAGGCGGCGTTGCCCCATCTTCGCGAAGGGAGTGCCATTATCAACACCACATCGATCACCGCCTACCGGGGGAATGCCATTTTGCTTGATTATTCATCAACCAAAGGAGCGATCGTTTCATTTACCCGGTCGTTGTCCCAGGCATTGATTCAGAAAGGCATCCGGGTCAACGCGGTAGCGCCGGGGCCGATTTGGACACCGCTGATCCCCTCGACATTTACCGCGGAACAGACAGCCACCTTCGGCTCCAACGCACCGATGCAGCGGCCGGGTCAACCGAGCGAGGTGGCACCATGCTATGTGTTTCTCGCATCGGATGATGCGTCGTACATGTCGGGGCAGGTATTGCACCCCAACGGAGGAGAAGTGGTTAACGGTTGA
- a CDS encoding group I truncated hemoglobin, protein MSGTQTTTLFERLGGEEGIIAIVRTFYDRVLNDPLLQPFFRHTDMKHQRRHQTQFLIYATGGAPRYTGVTMKKAHESISTPSSVTWRKHCAIIMWKRRSSQNSHNDWSLCEGKWWRRGDVGFFRLEHAW, encoded by the coding sequence ATGTCAGGCACCCAAACTACGACCCTATTTGAACGATTGGGAGGGGAAGAGGGAATCATCGCCATCGTACGCACGTTTTATGACCGTGTGCTGAACGATCCGTTATTGCAACCATTTTTTCGTCATACGGACATGAAACACCAACGTCGTCACCAGACACAATTTCTCATCTACGCGACCGGTGGAGCTCCACGGTACACCGGCGTCACTATGAAAAAGGCCCATGAAAGCATTTCGACGCCGTCGTCGGTCACTTGGCGGAAGCACTGCGCCATCATCATGTGGAAGAGGAGGTCATCACAGAACTCTCATAACGATTGGAGCCTTTGCGAGGGGAAGTGGTGGAGGAGGGGTGATGTCGGATTCTTCCGACTAGAGCATGCTTGGTGA
- a CDS encoding GNAT family N-acetyltransferase has protein sequence MAKTLETLTQLTVKLAENEEERQQVYRLRYRVFVEEKNNRLLANPQKEEYDSYDTYCDHLIVVDHAVGEVIGTYRLLPGDRVQRHCGFYSESLFDLSAFRTWSSMTLELGRSCVAPEYRDGKTIQYLWAGIADYLQQHRFRYLIGCASLPLSELEELNCIYSLMHRNGVLTDQFGIRPIPSRKVEGLKLVDIEGREKDIMSKLPPLLKGYCRLGAKLAIEPAYDPVFSNFVWLVVLETSQVIRRYRRRFLDGR, from the coding sequence TTGGCGAAAACACTGGAGACACTCACCCAGCTGACAGTCAAGTTGGCGGAAAATGAGGAGGAACGGCAACAAGTCTACCGATTGCGCTATCGGGTGTTTGTCGAGGAAAAGAACAACCGTTTGTTGGCGAACCCCCAAAAGGAAGAATACGACAGCTATGACACTTATTGCGACCATTTGATCGTCGTGGACCATGCCGTTGGGGAAGTGATTGGGACGTATCGTTTGTTGCCGGGTGATCGGGTACAGCGGCACTGCGGCTTTTATTCCGAATCGTTATTTGATCTTTCCGCGTTTCGGACATGGTCTTCGATGACGTTGGAGTTGGGAAGGAGTTGTGTCGCACCGGAGTACCGCGACGGGAAAACGATACAGTATTTGTGGGCGGGTATCGCGGATTATTTGCAACAACACCGTTTTCGCTACCTGATCGGTTGTGCGAGTCTACCGCTATCGGAGCTAGAAGAGCTGAACTGCATCTACAGTCTCATGCACCGGAATGGGGTGCTGACCGACCAATTTGGTATTCGGCCCATTCCCAGTCGAAAAGTTGAAGGGTTGAAGCTTGTCGATATAGAAGGGCGGGAGAAAGACATCATGAGCAAACTGCCGCCACTTCTCAAAGGATATTGTCGATTGGGGGCCAAACTGGCGATCGAACCCGCTTATGATCCGGTCTTTTCCAACTTCGTTTGGCTGGTGGTCTTGGAAACCTCCCAAGTGATACGCCGGTATCGACGTCGCTTTTTGGATGGAAGGTGA
- a CDS encoding agmatinase family protein: protein MSFQYIEPPRLIDCRGGADRMDWKVSQWIAPWDGKEEVEAGIVGVPLSRSSISPSAASEAPDAIRTCWRSFTPYDADHDVDLSLMKVRDVGNIRMHTTDISRCHQNILRGMSELYERTAAFPCFLPLIVGGDHSITCPSVQAFARHHAGKTIGLIQFDTHFDVRNLEDGGPSNGTPIRGLLESRAVEGGHVFQIGIHSFANALAYRDYVKEQGINFYTMHQVRKEGLGRILSEVLHMLNRSVDLIYVTVDIDVLDLAFLPGSPGPSPGGMVSWELFEAVYRLGKEEKVRALDLVCLDPFRDVGMLSVKTAAHVLLSFLSGYKVRLDGSK from the coding sequence ATGTCGTTTCAATATATTGAGCCGCCACGTTTGATCGATTGTCGCGGAGGGGCGGATCGGATGGATTGGAAGGTGAGTCAGTGGATCGCACCCTGGGACGGAAAGGAAGAGGTGGAGGCAGGGATTGTGGGCGTTCCCCTTTCGCGCTCATCGATCAGCCCTTCGGCGGCCAGCGAAGCACCTGACGCGATCCGTACCTGTTGGCGTTCGTTTACCCCTTATGATGCTGATCACGACGTGGATTTGTCCCTGATGAAGGTGAGGGATGTGGGCAACATCCGGATGCACACAACAGACATTTCCCGCTGCCATCAAAACATATTACGGGGAATGAGCGAGCTGTACGAACGGACGGCTGCGTTTCCCTGTTTTCTCCCGTTGATCGTGGGTGGAGACCACTCGATCACCTGTCCGTCCGTACAGGCCTTCGCCCGTCATCATGCTGGCAAAACGATTGGATTGATCCAATTCGACACCCATTTCGACGTGCGTAATCTGGAGGACGGTGGTCCCAGCAATGGGACGCCCATCCGCGGTTTGTTGGAATCGAGGGCGGTCGAAGGCGGTCACGTGTTTCAGATCGGGATTCATAGTTTCGCCAATGCATTGGCGTATCGGGACTATGTAAAAGAACAAGGCATCAACTTCTATACGATGCACCAAGTAAGAAAGGAAGGGTTGGGCCGCATTCTGTCGGAAGTTCTGCATATGCTCAACCGGTCGGTTGACCTGATTTACGTAACGGTGGATATCGATGTGTTGGATCTGGCCTTTTTACCTGGTTCTCCCGGACCATCTCCTGGCGGTATGGTTTCGTGGGAGCTGTTTGAAGCGGTGTATCGGCTGGGAAAAGAAGAGAAGGTACGTGCGTTGGATCTGGTTTGTCTGGACCCGTTCCGGGACGTTGGCATGCTCTCTGTCAAAACGGCGGCACATGTGCTCTTGTCTTTTTTGTCGGGGTATAAGGTACGGCTGGATGGCAGTAAGTAA
- the hutI gene encoding imidazolonepropionase, which produces MNRLIIHNIGQLLTLCGASDRPKTGSALSDLGIIENGCVAIEGETIAAVGTEQEVWNRIRQRWGERLSVEVEVEVEAEVDVIDAGGRVVMPGMVDPHTHLVFAGTREYELEMRLQGATYLEILQAGGGILATTRQTRQATEEELLRQASSRLDRFLQYGVTTVEAKSGYGLDWKHEWKQLRVARRLHETHPVDVVSTFMGMHAVPEEYRNNPDRYVDIVVDEIIPQVADKGLAEFCDVFCEKGVFSLEQSRRVLEAGKRHGLMPKIHADEMESMGGAELAAELGAISADHLLRVSDRGIRRLADTGVIAVLLPGTAFYLMAPFARARDMIEAGVAVALSTDCNPGSSPTMSMPMILNLACLHMKMTPAEAISAATINAAHAIGRGRKIGSLEEGKQADLVLLDAPHYAFLQYHFGINLIDTVIKKGRAVVKNGQLVRQ; this is translated from the coding sequence TTGAACCGACTCATTATTCACAATATCGGGCAACTGTTGACCTTGTGCGGTGCCAGTGACCGGCCGAAAACGGGATCGGCTCTATCCGACTTAGGCATCATCGAAAACGGGTGTGTGGCGATCGAAGGGGAAACCATCGCGGCCGTCGGTACGGAACAAGAAGTGTGGAACCGGATTCGCCAACGTTGGGGGGAGCGACTCTCAGTCGAAGTGGAAGTCGAAGTGGAAGCCGAAGTGGATGTGATCGATGCCGGTGGTCGAGTGGTCATGCCGGGGATGGTGGACCCACACACCCATCTCGTTTTTGCCGGCACGCGGGAGTACGAGCTGGAAATGCGGTTGCAAGGCGCCACCTATCTGGAGATTTTGCAGGCGGGGGGCGGCATTCTGGCTACAACGCGGCAAACGCGACAGGCGACCGAGGAAGAATTGCTCCGGCAAGCATCCAGCCGGCTGGATCGATTTTTGCAATATGGGGTGACCACAGTAGAAGCCAAAAGCGGTTACGGATTGGACTGGAAACATGAGTGGAAACAGTTGCGGGTGGCTCGTCGACTGCATGAAACCCATCCGGTCGACGTGGTGTCCACTTTTATGGGGATGCATGCGGTTCCAGAGGAGTATCGAAACAATCCCGACCGATATGTGGACATTGTGGTGGATGAGATAATTCCGCAAGTGGCGGACAAGGGACTGGCCGAGTTTTGTGATGTGTTTTGCGAGAAAGGCGTTTTTTCGCTTGAGCAGTCTCGACGCGTACTGGAGGCGGGCAAAAGGCACGGACTGATGCCCAAAATTCACGCCGATGAGATGGAATCGATGGGTGGTGCCGAATTGGCCGCGGAGTTGGGGGCCATCTCGGCCGATCATTTGCTGAGGGTATCGGATCGCGGTATTCGCCGATTGGCGGATACCGGCGTGATCGCTGTCCTGTTGCCAGGCACCGCTTTTTATCTGATGGCCCCGTTTGCCCGGGCGCGCGACATGATCGAGGCCGGAGTGGCGGTGGCCTTATCGACGGATTGCAACCCCGGTTCATCACCGACCATGTCGATGCCGATGATTCTTAACCTTGCCTGTTTGCACATGAAAATGACACCGGCTGAAGCGATTTCGGCGGCAACGATCAACGCGGCACACGCTATCGGGCGGGGACGGAAGATTGGCAGTCTGGAAGAAGGAAAACAGGCGGATCTGGTTCTGCTCGATGCCCCTCATTACGCGTTTTTACAGTATCATTTCGGTATCAACCTGATCGACACGGTCATCAAAAAAGGTCGAGCAGTGGTGAAAAATGGGCAGCTTGTCCGGCAGTGA
- the hutU gene encoding urocanate hydratase, which yields MQVKPDRVIRAPRGNSLTAKGWVQEAALRMLMNNLDPEVAENPVELVVYGGIGKAARNWECFNAITTSLQELENDETLLVQSGKPVAVFRSHPDAPRVLLANSNLVPAWANWETFRELEQKGLIMFGQMTAGSWIYIGTQGILQGTYETFAEAARQHFGGTLKGTWTVTAGLGGMGGAQPLAVTMNEGVVIVVECDPARIERRIQTRYLNVRTDSLEKALEMAKQAVAERKPLSIGLLGNAAQVLPELVRRGEIPDLVTDQTSAHDPLHGYLPEGMTLDEAADLRKQDPQGYVKRAKESMAKHVRAMLDMQKRGAVVFDYGNNIRQMAWEEGIKDAFDFPGFVPAFIRPLFCEGKGPFRWVALSGDPEDIRKTDEVILREFASNHRLVRWIDMAQQHVQFQGLPARICWLGYGERARFGRIINEMVAKGELSAPIVIGRDHLDCGSVASPNRETEGMKDGSDAIADWPILNALINAVNGASWVSVHHGGGVGMGYSLHAGMVVVADGTPEAGRRLERVLTSDPGMGIARHVDAGYERAVEMARHHGVKIPMLRGDRH from the coding sequence ATGCAGGTGAAGCCGGACCGGGTGATCCGCGCGCCGCGGGGGAACAGTCTGACAGCCAAGGGGTGGGTGCAAGAAGCAGCGCTTCGAATGCTGATGAACAATCTGGACCCCGAAGTGGCGGAGAACCCCGTTGAATTGGTCGTATACGGTGGGATCGGCAAGGCTGCGCGCAACTGGGAATGTTTCAATGCCATCACGACTTCGTTGCAGGAGTTGGAGAATGACGAGACGCTCTTGGTACAGTCGGGCAAACCGGTGGCGGTGTTCCGCTCCCATCCCGATGCGCCGCGAGTGTTGTTGGCCAACTCCAATCTGGTGCCCGCCTGGGCCAATTGGGAGACGTTTCGGGAATTGGAGCAAAAGGGATTGATCATGTTCGGGCAGATGACGGCGGGAAGCTGGATCTACATTGGCACGCAAGGGATTCTGCAGGGAACATATGAGACGTTTGCGGAAGCGGCCCGACAGCATTTCGGTGGCACATTGAAGGGGACATGGACCGTCACCGCTGGTTTGGGCGGGATGGGAGGCGCCCAGCCATTGGCGGTGACGATGAACGAAGGGGTGGTCATCGTCGTCGAGTGCGATCCGGCCCGGATCGAGCGCCGTATTCAGACCCGGTATTTGAACGTTCGGACCGACTCGCTGGAGAAAGCCCTGGAGATGGCCAAACAAGCTGTAGCAGAGAGAAAACCGCTGTCTATCGGTTTGTTGGGCAATGCGGCCCAGGTGTTGCCCGAACTGGTCCGGCGAGGAGAAATCCCGGATCTGGTCACCGATCAAACCTCCGCTCACGATCCCCTCCACGGATATCTACCGGAAGGTATGACACTGGATGAAGCGGCTGATCTGCGCAAACAGGACCCTCAAGGATACGTCAAGCGGGCGAAGGAGAGTATGGCCAAACACGTTCGGGCGATGCTGGACATGCAAAAACGGGGGGCGGTCGTGTTCGACTACGGCAATAACATCCGGCAGATGGCATGGGAAGAAGGGATAAAGGATGCATTTGATTTCCCCGGATTCGTTCCGGCATTCATCCGTCCGCTTTTTTGTGAGGGCAAGGGGCCGTTCCGCTGGGTGGCGCTCTCTGGCGATCCTGAGGATATTCGCAAAACGGACGAAGTAATCCTGCGGGAATTTGCCAGCAATCACCGGTTGGTGAGATGGATTGACATGGCCCAACAACACGTGCAGTTCCAGGGATTGCCTGCCCGCATCTGTTGGCTGGGATACGGGGAGCGCGCCCGATTCGGTCGGATCATCAACGAGATGGTGGCCAAAGGGGAACTTTCCGCTCCCATCGTCATCGGCAGGGATCATCTGGATTGCGGTTCAGTTGCCTCTCCCAACCGAGAGACAGAGGGAATGAAGGACGGGAGCGATGCCATCGCCGATTGGCCGATTCTGAACGCCCTGATCAATGCCGTCAACGGAGCCAGTTGGGTGTCCGTTCATCATGGCGGTGGTGTCGGCATGGGATATTCCCTGCATGCCGGGATGGTAGTCGTGGCCGACGGAACGCCGGAGGCGGGTCGGCGGTTGGAACGCGTCCTGACGAGCGATCCGGGAATGGGTATCGCTCGCCATGTCGATGCGGGATATGAACGGGCTGTGGAAATGGCGCGGCATCACGGAGTGAAGATCCCGATGTTGAGAGGCGATCGCCATTGA
- a CDS encoding TIGR00366 family protein: MFVKLTQLFVRFAQRFMPDPYLYAVLLTIIVAAGAWLAVPGVGAGKWIEVWYEGVWGTQNIFTFALQMTLILICGYTLAQAPLVERALRRLASVPNNQSQAAVLVFLTGSITSFFNWGLGLVVGTLLAKEVSKRIEADFAYLVAAAYMGFITWASGFSSSIVLANADPTSSLNWIHKLTGQTIPVSETLGAAYNLVPVVVTVVVIAVLLKWMQPQQIQPVDRARLSQMDAKQEMAVASESTFAFRLERAWIFNLLVATAGLYYFFIIAGATLKIDTMIMLFTVAGLLFHGTPIRFIQAFKEAAKASGSLLLQYPFYGGIMALITFSPDPAHTPSLAVVLARSLVEGATEATLPFFNFLASLIITMFIPSGGGHWAVQAPVSIETARLLGETSVQYLGKISMSVAFGEQVGNMIQPFWALPVLAIAGLGIRDIMGYCMMALLIGIVIFGGALLVF; this comes from the coding sequence ATGTTTGTCAAACTGACTCAGCTATTCGTTCGTTTCGCCCAACGCTTTATGCCTGACCCATATCTGTACGCCGTTCTGCTGACGATCATCGTGGCGGCTGGCGCTTGGTTGGCCGTGCCCGGAGTGGGGGCGGGCAAATGGATTGAAGTATGGTATGAAGGCGTATGGGGGACGCAAAACATTTTCACGTTCGCCCTGCAAATGACCTTGATCCTCATCTGCGGGTACACGCTGGCACAAGCACCATTGGTCGAACGGGCGCTACGACGGTTGGCCTCTGTGCCGAACAACCAATCCCAAGCAGCCGTCCTGGTGTTCCTTACCGGATCCATCACTTCGTTTTTTAACTGGGGATTGGGATTAGTAGTGGGGACATTGCTCGCCAAAGAAGTATCCAAACGAATAGAAGCGGATTTCGCCTATCTCGTGGCGGCTGCCTATATGGGGTTCATCACCTGGGCATCCGGCTTTTCCAGTTCCATCGTATTGGCCAATGCCGATCCCACTTCTTCGCTCAACTGGATTCATAAATTAACCGGACAAACCATTCCCGTCTCCGAAACATTGGGTGCGGCTTACAATTTGGTTCCCGTCGTAGTCACGGTCGTCGTCATTGCTGTTCTGCTGAAATGGATGCAACCCCAACAAATCCAGCCGGTAGACCGTGCCCGGCTGTCCCAAATGGATGCCAAACAAGAAATGGCTGTCGCGAGTGAATCCACGTTCGCATTCCGGTTGGAGCGGGCTTGGATCTTCAACCTCCTCGTGGCGACTGCGGGATTGTATTACTTCTTCATTATCGCCGGTGCCACTCTCAAAATCGATACGATGATCATGCTGTTCACTGTAGCCGGATTGCTGTTTCACGGCACGCCGATCCGGTTTATTCAAGCATTCAAGGAAGCAGCCAAAGCTTCGGGTTCCTTACTGTTGCAATACCCTTTTTACGGCGGGATCATGGCGCTGATCACTTTTTCGCCTGATCCGGCTCACACGCCGTCACTGGCCGTCGTGCTCGCCCGCTCGCTCGTGGAAGGGGCTACAGAAGCTACTCTTCCCTTTTTTAACTTTCTCGCCTCCCTCATCATCACGATGTTCATTCCGTCTGGGGGCGGCCACTGGGCTGTTCAGGCACCGGTATCGATCGAAACGGCCCGCCTGTTGGGAGAGACAAGCGTACAGTATTTAGGGAAAATCTCCATGTCGGTCGCATTCGGCGAGCAGGTGGGCAACATGATCCAACCATTTTGGGCATTACCGGTATTGGCCATCGCCGGACTCGGCATACGTGATATCATGGGCTATTGTATGATGGCCCTTTTGATCGGCATCGTCATTTTCGGAGGAGCACTGTTGGTGTTCTAG
- a CDS encoding N-acetylmuramoyl-L-alanine amidase family protein — protein sequence MKLIAVDPGHGGVDSGAVGNGLYEKNLTLKIGQLLNVKLKPYQCAVTMTRADDVYKSLDERTNWANSQGADYFISLHHNTFSDPDARGFESYIWNGPVSQFTYDAQAIIHAEVVKYLKGYSVPDRGKKRADFHVLRETHMPAVLLENLFVSNTKDAALLKSDSFLDGLADAITYGLVRCLGLQPDTASVSQAETDPDAPVPDTSDDANE from the coding sequence ATGAAATTGATTGCGGTGGACCCAGGACACGGTGGCGTGGATTCGGGAGCGGTGGGAAACGGTTTGTATGAGAAGAACCTGACGTTGAAAATCGGTCAATTGTTGAATGTGAAGCTGAAGCCGTATCAGTGTGCGGTGACGATGACCCGTGCGGATGATGTGTACAAAAGTCTGGACGAACGAACGAACTGGGCGAACAGTCAGGGAGCGGACTACTTTATATCGCTGCATCACAACACCTTCAGCGATCCGGATGCGCGTGGGTTCGAATCGTACATCTGGAATGGTCCCGTTTCGCAGTTCACCTACGACGCCCAAGCGATCATCCACGCCGAAGTGGTCAAGTATCTGAAGGGGTACAGCGTACCTGATCGCGGTAAAAAACGGGCCGATTTTCATGTCCTGCGTGAAACCCACATGCCAGCCGTGCTGCTGGAGAATTTGTTCGTCAGCAACACGAAGGACGCGGCCCTGCTCAAAAGCGACAGCTTTTTGGACGGTTTGGCCGATGCCATCACGTACGGGCTGGTACGTTGCCTGGGGTTGCAGCCGGATACCGCCAGTGTGTCTCAGGCGGAAACGGATCCGGATGCACCTGTGCCGGATACCAGCGATGATGCTAACGAATAA